The Pirellulimonas nuda genome includes a region encoding these proteins:
- a CDS encoding YbaB/EbfC family nucleoid-associated protein has protein sequence MLKGLGALANLGTIMQQAKEVGGKMQAAQERLRQQRVTGAAGGGMVEVEMTGAGEALAVRIDAGLVASGDREMIEDLLPAAINAALEKTRALHAEAMQEAASGMNVPGMPDMSELMGKLGGS, from the coding sequence ATGCTCAAGGGACTCGGCGCACTGGCGAACCTCGGCACGATCATGCAGCAGGCCAAGGAGGTCGGCGGCAAGATGCAGGCGGCCCAGGAGCGGCTGCGCCAGCAGCGCGTCACCGGCGCCGCCGGCGGCGGCATGGTCGAGGTAGAAATGACCGGCGCCGGCGAGGCGCTGGCCGTGCGGATCGACGCCGGCCTGGTCGCTAGCGGCGACCGCGAGATGATCGAAGACCTGCTGCCGGCCGCAATCAACGCCGCGCTAGAGAAGACCCGCGCCCTGCACGCCGAGGCGATGCAAGAGGCCGCGTCCGGCATGAACGTGCCGGGTATGCCCGATATGTCGGAGCTAATGGGGAAGCTGGGGGGGAGTTGA